One window from the genome of [Clostridium] celerecrescens 18A encodes:
- a CDS encoding N-acetylmuramoyl-L-alanine amidase — protein MALVLLVLVYVISSQAGKMTAGVNAKSGKERPVVVIDAGHGGNDPGKIGIDGTLEKDINLQIAYRLKKYLEASDVKVVLTREDDNGLYTEKDSRKKMADMSRRCEIINDESPSLTVSIHQNSYHEEYVYGGQVFYYKKSDKGKELAEILQSRFDYVLGEKNTRLAKPNDNYYLLLHVRTPIVIVECGFLTNWKESALLNNSDYQDRVAWTIHMGVMEYLNTR, from the coding sequence ATGGCACTGGTTTTGCTGGTGTTGGTATATGTAATTTCAAGTCAGGCTGGAAAGATGACGGCAGGGGTTAATGCAAAGTCCGGAAAAGAAAGGCCAGTCGTCGTCATAGATGCGGGACATGGAGGAAATGATCCGGGAAAGATCGGTATAGACGGAACCCTGGAAAAGGATATAAATTTGCAGATAGCATACCGGTTAAAAAAGTATCTGGAGGCTTCTGACGTGAAAGTGGTTCTGACCAGAGAAGATGACAACGGATTGTATACGGAAAAGGACAGCAGAAAAAAGATGGCGGATATGAGCAGGCGCTGTGAGATCATCAATGATGAAAGTCCGTCACTTACCGTCAGTATTCACCAGAACAGCTATCATGAGGAATATGTATACGGAGGACAGGTATTTTACTATAAAAAATCCGATAAGGGAAAAGAACTGGCTGAGATTTTACAAAGCCGGTTTGATTATGTGCTGGGCGAGAAAAATACCAGACTGGCAAAGCCCAATGATAATTACTACCTTCTTCTACATGTGCGGACCCCGATCGTAATCGTGGAATGCGGCTTTTTAACCAATTGGAAGGAATCCGCTCTTTTGAATAATTCGGATTACCAGGACCGGGTGGCCTGGACGATTCATATGGGGGTTATGGAGTATTTGAATACGAGATAA
- a CDS encoding adaptor protein MecA yields MKIERINENQIRCTLTSFDLSVRNLNLGELAYGSEKARNLFREMIQKASNEVGFEAEDIPLMVEAIPLSNESVMLVITKIEDPEELDTRFAKFSPSADEDLDSMPGDLASELLEGADGLLNLLGIDKKEEPEAEEPKEKSSASSIRIYCFQSLDQISDAARTIGQVYDGENTLYKKPDTRQYYLVIRNTPDKSLDFSRVCNLLAEYGSKIHQDYASEAYYREHYEVLIEGHALQSLAKL; encoded by the coding sequence ATGAAGATAGAACGTATTAACGAAAATCAAATTCGCTGTACGCTTACCAGCTTTGATTTAAGCGTCAGAAACTTAAATTTAGGCGAGCTTGCCTATGGCAGTGAAAAAGCCCGCAACCTGTTCCGCGAGATGATTCAGAAAGCCTCTAACGAAGTGGGATTCGAAGCAGAAGACATTCCTCTCATGGTAGAAGCAATTCCATTGTCCAACGAAAGTGTGATGTTAGTAATCACAAAAATCGAAGATCCGGAAGAATTAGATACAAGGTTTGCCAAATTTTCACCATCAGCCGACGAAGACTTGGATTCCATGCCAGGAGACCTGGCAAGCGAACTTTTGGAAGGCGCCGACGGACTGTTAAACCTGTTAGGGATTGACAAGAAAGAAGAACCGGAGGCCGAAGAGCCAAAAGAAAAATCAAGCGCTTCCTCGATAAGAATCTATTGTTTTCAAAGTCTGGACCAGATATCTGATGCTGCAAGGACCATCGGGCAGGTTTACGATGGCGAGAATACATTATATAAAAAACCTGATACCAGGCAGTATTATCTGGTGATCAGGAACACTCCTGACAAGTCTCTGGATTTCAGCCGTGTCTGCAACCTGCTTGCGGAATATGGTTCCAAGATTCATCAGGACTACGCCTCCGAAGCGTACTACAGGGAACATTACGAGGTGCTGATTGAAGGTCACGCCCTTCAGTCTCTTGCCAAACTTTAA
- a CDS encoding LacI family DNA-binding transcriptional regulator, with the protein MTLKEIAEEAGVSISTVSRVVNKNIPGAASKEVQDRIWEIVRRTGYTPNPTARSLKLGENKASLTSSRSIACLFARTTDTVTDLFFSSLARSIEQEAFKRNYVLKYSFSSFDISHPGTFRLITDNHVDGVVILGRCDKQLLGLLKKYFNCLAYTGLNNLEAKYDQIICDGQQAALAATSYLTGLGHKKIAYIGETKAENRYTGYCDGLKAGGLPLRPEYAANVALSSEGGYQGAKRLLEAGCDATAYFCSNDITAIGAMKAFHESGLRIPKDISVISIDDIDTAQYLTPMLTTVHIPVEEMGQMTAKILIDRIEGGHRLPVKIDLPFYIAVRDSCAAPRR; encoded by the coding sequence ATGACATTAAAGGAAATAGCGGAAGAAGCCGGCGTGTCCATTTCCACCGTATCCAGAGTCGTGAACAAAAACATACCCGGCGCCGCCAGCAAAGAAGTCCAGGACCGGATATGGGAAATCGTCCGCCGGACCGGATACACCCCAAATCCCACAGCCCGCAGCTTAAAGCTTGGAGAAAATAAAGCTTCTTTGACCTCCTCCCGTTCCATCGCCTGCCTGTTTGCAAGAACCACGGATACGGTGACTGACTTATTTTTCTCCTCCCTTGCCCGGAGCATCGAGCAGGAAGCCTTTAAACGAAACTATGTATTAAAATATTCCTTTTCTTCTTTTGATATCAGCCACCCCGGCACTTTCCGGCTGATCACCGACAACCACGTAGACGGCGTGGTCATTTTAGGGCGCTGTGATAAACAGCTTCTTGGCCTTCTAAAAAAGTATTTTAACTGCCTGGCCTATACGGGCTTAAACAATCTGGAGGCAAAATACGATCAGATCATCTGTGACGGGCAACAGGCCGCCCTTGCTGCCACCAGCTATTTAACCGGCCTTGGGCACAAGAAAATCGCATACATCGGAGAAACCAAAGCGGAAAACCGCTACACCGGATACTGCGACGGATTAAAGGCCGGCGGGCTTCCCCTTCGACCAGAATATGCTGCCAACGTGGCCCTCTCCTCTGAGGGAGGATATCAGGGCGCAAAGCGCCTTTTAGAAGCAGGCTGTGACGCTACCGCTTATTTCTGCAGCAACGATATCACGGCCATCGGAGCCATGAAGGCCTTTCACGAATCCGGGCTTCGCATCCCCAAGGATATCTCAGTCATCAGCATTGATGATATTGACACGGCCCAGTACTTAACTCCCATGCTCACCACGGTCCATATCCCGGTGGAGGAGATGGGGCAGATGACGGCGAAGATCCTGATCGACCGTATCGAAGGCGGCCACCGTCTTCCCGTTAAGATTGACCTGCCGTTTTACATTGCTGTCCGTGACAGCTGCGCAGCTCCAAGACGGTAA
- a CDS encoding metallophosphoesterase produces the protein MRNRIVLAALLGVVCILAGCSFKGTEPESTSAESTTPQETETTRTEPTTIEEFPQTSEDPASQPPEEAFDNGCKIIVATDIHYLARDLTDFQKGFQYSIDHGDGKVMQYIWEITDAFVEEVKKERPDLVILSGDLTYEGEKESHEELAEKLSKIEEAGIPVIVIPGNHDINNSKAAQFVGDTFLGAENVTSDEFEEIYQDFGYNEAVSRDPASLSYVYQVNDYTRALMLDTCQYEPRNLVGGMIRDDTYDWIEEQMEEAWNLGMNVIPVGHHNLLDESEVYLQDCTIEHSEQLIDQLESWEVPLFLSGHLHVQHYMRSRSDSGIYEIVTSSLSTPPCQYGILYYGDDGSFRYHTKPLDMKEWAKNTGSTDKNLLNFDEFGKKFLSKVFYNQAQDEFKRLDTLKGLTKSQKEQMAKVYAELNAACYAGTVTDIREKAKAKAGYKLWEEEGYPSILAQYLEWITNDGTRDYNVLSSE, from the coding sequence ATGAGAAACAGGATCGTATTAGCAGCATTGCTGGGCGTGGTATGTATATTGGCAGGCTGCTCGTTTAAAGGAACAGAGCCGGAAAGCACCAGCGCAGAGAGTACAACCCCACAGGAGACAGAAACAACGAGGACGGAACCGACAACCATTGAAGAATTCCCCCAAACTTCGGAGGACCCGGCTTCACAGCCTCCTGAGGAAGCCTTTGACAATGGCTGCAAGATCATTGTCGCTACGGATATTCATTATTTGGCCAGGGACTTAACGGATTTTCAGAAGGGTTTTCAATACAGTATAGACCATGGTGACGGCAAGGTGATGCAATACATCTGGGAGATTACGGATGCTTTTGTGGAAGAGGTAAAAAAGGAACGGCCAGATCTGGTAATCTTAAGCGGAGACTTAACCTATGAAGGCGAAAAGGAAAGTCATGAAGAACTTGCCGAAAAGCTCAGTAAAATTGAAGAAGCCGGAATTCCAGTAATCGTAATTCCCGGAAACCATGATATCAATAATTCTAAGGCAGCTCAATTTGTAGGAGATACCTTTTTAGGGGCAGAAAACGTAACCTCGGATGAATTCGAGGAGATTTACCAGGATTTCGGATACAATGAGGCGGTCAGCCGGGACCCTGCTTCCTTAAGCTATGTTTATCAGGTGAATGATTATACCAGAGCCTTAATGCTTGATACATGCCAGTATGAACCCAGAAACCTGGTTGGAGGAATGATTCGGGATGATACATATGACTGGATTGAGGAGCAGATGGAGGAGGCCTGGAATCTGGGGATGAATGTGATTCCGGTAGGCCACCATAATCTTCTTGATGAAAGTGAAGTATACTTACAGGACTGCACCATTGAACACAGTGAACAGCTTATTGACCAGCTGGAAAGCTGGGAGGTCCCCTTGTTTTTAAGCGGTCATCTTCATGTGCAGCACTATATGAGGTCCAGAAGCGACTCCGGGATCTATGAGATTGTTACCAGCTCCTTATCCACGCCGCCTTGCCAGTATGGGATCTTATATTATGGAGATGACGGGAGCTTCCGCTATCATACAAAGCCGCTGGATATGAAAGAATGGGCAAAGAATACGGGAAGCACTGATAAAAACCTTTTGAACTTCGATGAGTTTGGGAAAAAGTTTTTAAGCAAGGTATTCTACAATCAGGCCCAGGATGAGTTCAAAAGGCTTGATACACTAAAGGGATTGACTAAATCTCAGAAGGAACAGATGGCAAAGGTCTATGCGGAGCTTAACGCCGCCTGTTATGCAGGAACCGTTACAGACATCCGGGAAAAGGCCAAAGCGAAGGCCGGCTACAAGCTGTGGGAAGAGGAAGGCTATCCCAGCATCCTGGCTCAATATCTGGAGTGGATTACGAACGATGGGACAAGAGACTATAATGTATTGAGTTCAGAATAA
- a CDS encoding GNAT family N-acetyltransferase: MIEDYIVTQMNKDSIKKYGALDLVWQVFLEFEAPEYSDEGIQEFKNFIDLNSIEQKIDKNEMLFWGCFCGENIVGVVATRQPCHISLLFVDKEHHRQGIGRELLSTITSFYKEAGVNREMTVNSSPYAVEIYHKLGFMDTDTEQLVNGIRFTPMKYVFS; this comes from the coding sequence ATGATTGAGGATTATATTGTGACCCAAATGAATAAAGATTCCATAAAGAAATATGGTGCACTGGACTTGGTCTGGCAGGTCTTTTTGGAATTTGAAGCTCCCGAATATTCTGACGAAGGCATTCAGGAGTTTAAGAACTTTATAGATTTAAATTCCATAGAACAAAAAATCGATAAAAACGAAATGCTCTTCTGGGGTTGTTTCTGCGGTGAGAACATCGTGGGAGTAGTTGCAACCAGACAACCATGTCATATTTCACTTTTATTTGTGGATAAAGAACATCACCGGCAAGGAATTGGGCGCGAATTGTTAAGTACCATAACATCTTTTTACAAGGAGGCAGGTGTTAATCGGGAAATGACGGTTAATTCATCACCTTACGCAGTAGAAATATATCATAAACTGGGATTTATGGATACAGACACCGAACAGCTTGTAAATGGAATACGGTTTACTCCAATGAAGTATGTATTCAGCTAA
- a CDS encoding glycosyl hydrolase family 18 protein: MKKKTAPVLATLGLILLVTAIFSGVWFLERYIPSKEQADIAGLLGVKGDEVALYLNEDLQEAKGLYLQEQTYLPIEWVNEMLNERFYWDSNENLLVYALPDSIVYADHSTVGMSGKPLVWVSENGVYLSVGLVANYTDIRVTAYDSAEHKRIFINNNWDAQKKAMVSEKGNVRVKGGVKSPIVTWISPGSQVTVLESMVKWDKVRTEDGFVGYVERKRLGEETSEVLKSTFAAPVYTNISMEEPVCLAWHQMTTLEGNGSFDSVIANTKGVNVISPTWFELTDNEGNFRSLAQEDYVKKAHDKGLKVWALINNFSPDVNTEILMSKTSIRRKLIDALMSEVERYGIDGINLDFEGIKEEAGVHYVQFIRELSIPCREKGIVLSVDNYVPAPGNQFYNRKEQGIVADYVIIMGYDEHYAGGDAGSVASIQYVENGIKDTLAQVPKEKVINGIPLYTRVWTEGPDGKVTSSSLGIARSKEWVSENQVELYWQEELGQYYGELRSEEGLKKLWLEEERSIGLKMDLIKQYGLAGVACWKLGFEPSDLWDEIRLDKK, translated from the coding sequence ATGAAGAAGAAAACAGCGCCGGTTCTTGCGACGCTAGGATTGATTTTATTAGTGACCGCCATATTTTCAGGGGTTTGGTTTCTGGAACGGTATATTCCCTCAAAGGAACAGGCAGATATAGCCGGACTGCTGGGAGTAAAGGGAGACGAAGTGGCCCTTTATCTCAATGAGGATCTGCAGGAGGCAAAAGGGCTTTACCTGCAGGAACAAACCTATCTTCCGATAGAGTGGGTGAATGAAATGTTAAATGAGCGGTTTTACTGGGACAGCAATGAAAATCTTCTTGTGTATGCCCTGCCGGACTCCATTGTCTATGCGGATCATTCCACGGTCGGAATGTCTGGGAAACCCCTGGTCTGGGTGAGTGAGAACGGGGTTTATTTGTCCGTCGGACTGGTGGCAAATTATACGGATATCCGCGTGACTGCCTATGACAGCGCTGAGCATAAGCGTATTTTTATAAATAACAACTGGGATGCCCAGAAAAAGGCAATGGTTTCCGAAAAGGGCAATGTCAGGGTAAAAGGCGGAGTGAAGAGCCCTATCGTAACATGGATTTCTCCTGGAAGCCAGGTCACTGTTCTGGAATCTATGGTAAAGTGGGATAAGGTACGGACGGAAGACGGGTTTGTAGGCTATGTGGAACGCAAACGGCTGGGGGAAGAGACCAGTGAGGTTCTTAAAAGCACTTTTGCAGCACCGGTCTACACCAATATTTCTATGGAAGAGCCAGTTTGCCTTGCCTGGCACCAGATGACAACCCTTGAAGGAAATGGTTCATTTGACAGCGTGATCGCCAATACAAAAGGGGTCAATGTCATTTCTCCAACCTGGTTTGAGCTTACGGATAATGAAGGAAATTTCCGGTCCCTGGCTCAGGAGGATTATGTAAAGAAAGCTCATGATAAGGGCTTAAAGGTCTGGGCCCTCATCAATAATTTCAGCCCTGATGTAAATACGGAGATCCTGATGTCAAAGACCTCCATCAGACGGAAGCTGATTGATGCCCTTATGTCGGAAGTGGAGCGGTACGGTATTGACGGGATTAATCTGGATTTTGAAGGCATCAAGGAAGAAGCAGGGGTCCATTATGTTCAGTTCATACGGGAGCTTTCCATACCCTGCCGTGAGAAGGGGATCGTTTTATCCGTGGATAATTATGTTCCGGCTCCCGGCAATCAGTTCTATAACAGGAAAGAACAGGGGATCGTGGCTGATTACGTGATTATTATGGGATATGATGAACATTATGCAGGCGGGGACGCCGGTTCTGTGGCTTCTATACAATATGTGGAAAACGGGATCAAGGATACCCTGGCCCAGGTTCCAAAGGAAAAGGTGATCAATGGAATCCCCCTCTATACAAGGGTATGGACCGAGGGACCTGATGGAAAGGTTACCTCATCCTCTTTGGGCATTGCCCGTTCAAAGGAATGGGTCAGCGAAAATCAAGTGGAATTATACTGGCAGGAGGAACTGGGCCAGTATTACGGAGAATTACGGTCAGAGGAAGGGCTTAAAAAGCTGTGGCTGGAAGAAGAGCGGTCCATTGGGCTTAAGATGGATTTAATAAAGCAGTATGGTCTGGCGGGTGTGGCTTGCTGGAAGCTGGGATTCGAACCGTCAGACTTGTGGGATGAAATCCGGCTTGATAAAAAGTAA
- a CDS encoding serine/threonine protein kinase, translated as MDRQKEVVLVSAVLFGKYQLYGILGTGRAGTVFLAVHLGLEEYRAIKRVPKSFLKFERLRHEALVLKELRHPGIPIIYDVEEDEFYSYLIEEYLEGDSLYDLVKKQGHLSRELAISYGIQLTSIISYLHLAGPNPILHLDLQPKNLLLCHDIVKLIDFELAASVAEANMPGERYGTVGCAAPEQYSKDGVLDERTDIYAIGAIIHFLFTGEFSKLPYKPASSMDADLAAVIKRCMKKEKEERFSSAQELGERLGQLNNMGTAAKDRLQSSSLTIALAGSKSGAGTTHIGIGLSVYLRNHGYPNLFEEKNDSGMGTGLGDHAAAKRDQYGLMRYRGFIWKPYYGPGVKLKEPPYKIHILDYGKNVEQALLSSPDALILVCDGSSWSRSSAYYSAEYVVKGHSSYGFVYNHAAGATRIRMPEGAALSRCMKAPYFPDPFELNAETGDFYKTLLERILEIKSIRKSGTGRYGRLISDWLSQMFSGKNCTIGRG; from the coding sequence TTGGACAGACAAAAGGAGGTGGTTTTAGTAAGCGCCGTTCTGTTTGGAAAATATCAGCTATACGGCATCCTGGGAACCGGCCGGGCAGGGACAGTTTTTTTGGCGGTTCATCTAGGGCTTGAGGAATACCGGGCGATCAAGCGGGTACCCAAAAGCTTTCTGAAATTCGAACGTCTAAGGCATGAAGCGCTTGTTCTGAAGGAACTTCGCCATCCTGGAATTCCCATTATTTATGATGTAGAGGAAGACGAATTTTATAGTTATTTAATCGAAGAGTATCTGGAAGGAGATTCTTTATATGACCTTGTGAAAAAACAGGGCCATCTATCGCGGGAACTGGCCATATCATATGGAATCCAGTTGACCAGCATCATCAGTTACCTGCATCTCGCAGGACCAAACCCCATATTACATTTGGATTTACAGCCGAAAAACCTGTTATTGTGTCATGATATCGTTAAACTGATTGACTTTGAACTTGCCGCGTCCGTAGCTGAAGCAAATATGCCCGGAGAGCGGTATGGAACCGTAGGATGTGCGGCGCCGGAGCAGTATTCAAAGGATGGAGTATTGGATGAAAGAACAGACATATATGCCATTGGTGCTATCATCCATTTTCTGTTTACAGGAGAATTTTCCAAACTGCCCTACAAACCGGCTTCATCAATGGATGCCGATCTGGCTGCCGTCATAAAACGATGTATGAAAAAGGAAAAAGAAGAACGGTTTTCATCAGCACAGGAGCTGGGTGAGAGGCTTGGACAGCTTAATAACATGGGAACGGCTGCAAAAGACCGTCTACAATCGTCATCTCTTACAATTGCTCTTGCAGGGAGCAAATCAGGGGCCGGTACGACTCATATTGGAATCGGCTTGTCTGTCTATCTTAGGAATCACGGATATCCCAATTTATTTGAAGAAAAAAATGACTCCGGCATGGGCACCGGGCTTGGTGATCATGCAGCCGCAAAGCGGGACCAGTATGGCCTGATGAGGTACCGGGGGTTTATTTGGAAACCCTATTACGGGCCGGGAGTGAAATTAAAAGAGCCGCCGTATAAGATCCATATTCTGGATTACGGAAAAAATGTTGAACAGGCACTGCTGAGTAGCCCGGATGCATTGATACTGGTATGCGACGGCAGCAGCTGGAGCAGAAGCAGTGCCTATTACTCTGCAGAATATGTAGTGAAAGGCCATAGCTCCTATGGATTCGTCTATAATCATGCAGCCGGTGCAACCAGGATAAGGATGCCTGAAGGGGCAGCCCTTTCCCGATGCATGAAAGCTCCTTATTTTCCGGACCCTTTTGAGTTAAATGCGGAAACAGGAGACTTTTACAAGACTCTTCTGGAACGCATTTTAGAAATAAAAAGCATAAGGAAAAGTGGGACAGGCAGATATGGAAGACTGATTAGCGATTGGCTTTCCCAGATGTTTTCGGGTAAAAACTGTACCATAGGAAGAGGATAA
- a CDS encoding alpha/beta hydrolase fold domain-containing protein — translation MSMKTEMARFAAGLKKADKKMALELEQPPRGTGALTQEQFTKKVRVKTWNIDGFPGVTINGSYSKNAHILMLTGGAYTLEPSERYRKMAECFAIEKQVKVTIPSCPLAPEYTAIDVHRYLVRVYSWLTAEYPEDEFFLFGDFSGGGLALSFLQELRDVGNLPMPVRTAVVSPWLDIALNNPKIKIMKKTDPILPVEALKEAGARYCGPLEPDHPFVSPLYGNWEQLGQILIFSGTDEILTPDCELLAEKAGKFKGTEIIYKKGAKMIHNWILIPSKETDATLDLIFTFFLEEALEF, via the coding sequence ATGAGCATGAAAACAGAGATGGCAAGATTTGCTGCAGGTCTAAAAAAAGCGGATAAAAAGATGGCTCTTGAACTGGAACAGCCGCCCAGAGGAACTGGGGCGCTGACCCAGGAACAATTTACAAAAAAGGTACGGGTAAAAACCTGGAACATAGATGGTTTTCCCGGAGTCACCATAAATGGAAGTTATTCAAAGAATGCCCATATCCTCATGCTGACGGGAGGGGCCTATACCCTGGAGCCTTCAGAGCGTTACAGGAAAATGGCAGAGTGTTTTGCCATAGAAAAGCAGGTTAAGGTGACCATACCTTCCTGCCCTCTGGCTCCGGAATACACGGCGATAGATGTCCACCGGTATCTGGTCCGGGTTTACAGCTGGCTGACGGCAGAGTATCCGGAAGATGAGTTTTTTCTTTTTGGGGATTTTTCCGGCGGTGGTCTGGCTCTCTCGTTTTTACAGGAACTACGGGATGTGGGGAACCTGCCTATGCCGGTGAGAACTGCCGTGGTTTCCCCGTGGCTGGACATTGCTCTTAACAATCCAAAGATAAAGATAATGAAAAAAACGGATCCTATCCTTCCGGTGGAAGCGTTAAAAGAAGCCGGCGCCCGCTACTGCGGCCCTTTGGAACCGGATCACCCCTTTGTTTCACCCCTTTATGGAAACTGGGAACAGCTGGGACAGATCCTGATATTTTCAGGCACAGATGAGATTCTCACACCGGACTGCGAGCTTCTGGCAGAAAAGGCGGGAAAATTTAAGGGTACGGAAATCATATATAAAAAAGGGGCTAAGATGATTCATAACTGGATATTGATCCCGAGCAAGGAGACAGATGCCACTTTAGATTTGATTTTTACATTCTTTCTGGAAGAAGCTTTGGAATTTTAA
- a CDS encoding diphosphate--fructose-6-phosphate 1-phosphotransferase produces the protein MNGNVLVVHGGGPTAVINSSLYGVIKEARESKKVDKVYAALGGSEGILKENFLDLMEFPEERLSLLLETPATAIGSSRYALEKEDYEAMPAIFEKYHIRYVLLNGGNGTMDTCGKIHEACRKSGVTVVGIPKTIDNDIAITDHTPGFGSAARYIAATTAEVGMDVKSLPIHVCVIEAMGRNAGWVTAASALARKKPGDAPHLIYLPERPFKEEEFLADVKKLYEEKGGVVVVASEGLKGEDGRPVVPPIYKTGRATYYGDVSAYLANLVIQKLDIKARSEKPGICGRSSIAWQSPVDREEAVLAGREALKAAMEGEGGVMIGFIREDKLDGEYCIHMERIPIEKVMLHERAIPESFINERGNDVTNEFIKWCRPLIGPELRDFIDFHENI, from the coding sequence ATGAATGGCAATGTTCTGGTGGTACATGGAGGCGGTCCAACTGCGGTTATCAATTCATCTCTTTACGGTGTGATCAAAGAGGCCAGGGAAAGCAAAAAGGTTGATAAAGTATATGCTGCACTGGGCGGCAGTGAAGGGATTTTAAAAGAGAATTTTCTGGATCTCATGGAGTTTCCGGAGGAAAGGCTCAGTCTTCTTTTGGAAACCCCTGCTACGGCCATTGGCTCCTCCAGGTACGCCCTGGAGAAGGAGGATTATGAGGCCATGCCGGCCATATTTGAGAAATATCATATCAGGTATGTTCTTCTTAACGGAGGCAATGGAACCATGGATACCTGCGGAAAGATTCATGAAGCCTGCAGAAAGTCGGGAGTTACGGTGGTTGGGATTCCCAAGACCATTGATAATGATATTGCAATTACCGATCACACCCCTGGATTTGGCAGTGCGGCCAGGTACATTGCAGCTACCACTGCAGAGGTTGGAATGGATGTAAAATCCCTGCCCATCCACGTATGCGTAATTGAGGCCATGGGAAGAAATGCAGGCTGGGTCACGGCAGCTTCGGCCCTTGCCCGTAAAAAGCCGGGAGATGCACCCCATCTGATTTATCTGCCGGAGCGTCCGTTTAAGGAAGAGGAATTTTTAGCGGATGTGAAGAAGCTTTATGAAGAAAAGGGCGGCGTGGTCGTGGTTGCCAGCGAAGGCTTAAAAGGGGAAGATGGAAGGCCGGTGGTTCCCCCGATCTACAAGACCGGACGGGCAACCTATTACGGAGATGTAAGCGCCTATCTTGCCAATCTGGTGATTCAAAAGCTGGATATTAAGGCCAGAAGCGAAAAACCTGGAATCTGCGGACGTTCCTCCATTGCATGGCAGTCCCCGGTTGATCGGGAGGAGGCCGTACTTGCAGGGCGGGAAGCCTTAAAAGCGGCCATGGAAGGCGAGGGCGGAGTGATGATCGGCTTTATCCGGGAGGACAAGTTGGATGGAGAATACTGCATCCATATGGAACGGATTCCCATTGAAAAGGTCATGCTCCATGAAAGAGCCATTCCGGAAAGCTTTATTAATGAGCGTGGAAACGACGTGACCAATGAGTTCATAAAATGGTGCCGTCCACTGATCGGCCCGGAACTAAGGGATTTCATAGATTTTCATGAAAATATATAA